The following are encoded in a window of Candidatus Moraniibacteriota bacterium genomic DNA:
- the rplU gene encoding 50S ribosomal protein L21: MLAVIKTGGKQYRVSEGDELRIEKIDIEEGKEVIFDEILLISDAEKVIVGDPLIKGKKVSATVISQGRDDKVWGMKHNAKKRYKLKFGHKQPHTIVKINSIS, translated from the coding sequence ATGTTAGCAGTGATAAAAACAGGAGGGAAACAATATAGAGTTTCTGAAGGAGATGAGCTTCGAATAGAGAAAATCGATATCGAAGAAGGAAAAGAAGTTATTTTTGATGAAATACTTCTTATAAGCGATGCTGAAAAAGTTATCGTAGGAGATCCTTTAATTAAAGGGAAAAAAGTTTCAGCAACGGTTATATCCCAGGGTCGTGATGATAAAGTTTGGGGTATGAAACATAATGCCAAGAAACGATATAAATTGAAATTTGGACACAAACAACCACATACTATTGTAAAAATTAATTCTATTTCATAA
- the ftsA gene encoding cell division protein FtsA yields the protein MSKSRFLSAIDLGTHTVRVVIAEQIFEENVALRILGVGEAKSFGIKKGFITNPEILSKSLSEAITQAESMANTQIKEVAVSIGGGNIRTKINEGVVGVTRADAEVVAEDISRAISAAGRIDLPLNYDVIHIIPCSYRLDGQEVQNPIGMKGFRLEVSALIVLGFIPQMKQIRSVLSLCGVDITQFVLSSLAAMESVTDSQQKESGIALVDIGGMTTDVAVYGEGEILHCSSVGIGSWHVTNDLAMGLRIPVNLAERIKIEYGTANLASIEESEDIRLSILDPSQEENVSRYHMGEIIDARLEEIFEKVTEKFRSIEKEYSLPNGVILVGGGVEIPEILDMAKNTLNLPVFVGYPHSIGGFVDKVNTPAYATVVGLLFWQMNEDGGGMTNESSGRMMSFIMDKLRKWFHTFLPV from the coding sequence ATGTCAAAAAGTCGTTTTCTTTCAGCTATTGATTTAGGGACACATACTGTTCGTGTTGTCATTGCTGAACAAATTTTTGAAGAGAATGTAGCACTTCGTATTTTGGGGGTGGGAGAGGCTAAGTCTTTTGGTATAAAAAAAGGATTTATTACGAATCCGGAAATTCTTTCTAAGTCACTTTCAGAAGCTATTACACAGGCGGAAAGTATGGCTAATACACAAATAAAAGAAGTTGCTGTTAGTATAGGAGGTGGAAATATTCGAACAAAGATAAATGAAGGTGTCGTGGGTGTTACAAGGGCTGATGCTGAAGTTGTTGCTGAAGATATTTCTCGAGCTATTTCTGCTGCAGGAAGAATAGATCTACCCCTCAATTATGATGTTATTCATATCATACCCTGTTCGTATCGACTTGATGGACAGGAGGTTCAAAATCCTATTGGTATGAAAGGATTTCGTTTGGAGGTAAGCGCATTAATTGTTTTAGGTTTTATTCCTCAAATGAAACAAATACGAAGCGTACTTTCTTTGTGTGGAGTGGATATTACTCAATTTGTTCTTTCTTCTTTGGCTGCGATGGAATCAGTAACAGATTCACAACAAAAAGAATCAGGTATTGCTTTGGTGGATATAGGGGGAATGACAACTGACGTTGCTGTTTATGGAGAGGGTGAAATTCTTCACTGTTCTTCTGTGGGAATAGGATCATGGCATGTAACCAATGATTTAGCTATGGGACTACGTATTCCTGTGAATCTTGCTGAACGTATAAAAATTGAATACGGAACAGCAAATTTAGCTTCTATAGAAGAATCTGAAGATATACGATTGAGCATACTTGATCCTTCGCAAGAAGAGAATGTTTCGCGATACCACATGGGTGAAATTATCGATGCTCGATTGGAAGAAATATTTGAAAAGGTAACTGAAAAATTTCGATCGATTGAAAAAGAATATTCTCTTCCTAATGGAGTTATTCTTGTCGGTGGTGGCGTAGAAATACCAGAAATACTTGATATGGCAAAAAATACTTTAAATTTACCTGTCTTTGTAGGATATCCGCATTCTATAGGTGGCTTTGTTGATAAGGTGAATACACCCGCTTATGCTACTGTTGTTGGTTTGCTTTTTTGGCAAATGAATGAAGATGGTGGGGGTATGACAAATGAATCTAGTGGAAGAATGATGTCTTTTATTATGGATAAACTGCGAAAATGGTTTCATACTTTTCTTCCTGTTTGA
- a CDS encoding CoA-binding protein: MKTMVIFGASNKINRYSYKVILFLKRKNNYKIIPVHPDLSYIEGIPVVTTLDDIHESVDILSIYVKPEILEKHLAHIVDLKPRMIILNPGTESSVAEMYFEKHCIIYHKACTLVLLKTGVL, encoded by the coding sequence ATGAAAACCATGGTTATATTTGGTGCAAGTAATAAGATAAACCGATATTCTTATAAAGTTATTCTTTTTTTGAAGCGAAAAAATAACTACAAAATTATTCCTGTACATCCAGATCTTTCTTATATTGAGGGAATACCTGTTGTTACTACGTTAGATGATATACACGAGTCTGTAGATATTCTATCTATTTATGTGAAACCAGAGATACTCGAAAAACATTTGGCTCACATTGTTGATTTAAAGCCTCGTATGATTATCCTTAATCCTGGAACAGAGTCTTCTGTAGCGGAAATGTATTTTGAAAAACATTGCATTATCTATCATAAAGCGTGTACATTAGTATTATTGAAAACTGGAGTGTTATAA
- a CDS encoding GatB/YqeY domain-containing protein, with amino-acid sequence MTLRDSLRKNMIEAMRSGDTFSRDVLRMIEGSIRNKEIEFRGLKKELSEEDILNILATQIKQRRESARQYEEGGRTDLVQKEKQEISVLEKFLPEKISSDQLKKIVQKIITLTKAKDISDIGKVIGASIVEAKKIGFVEGNEVREIANDLLMGKK; translated from the coding sequence ATGACACTTCGTGATTCTTTGCGAAAAAACATGATAGAAGCAATGCGCTCGGGAGATACATTCTCCCGAGATGTTTTGCGTATGATTGAAGGATCTATTCGAAATAAAGAGATTGAATTTCGTGGTCTAAAAAAAGAACTATCAGAGGAGGATATTTTGAATATTTTAGCTACACAAATAAAACAACGGCGAGAGAGTGCTCGGCAGTATGAAGAGGGTGGGCGTACGGATTTAGTTCAAAAGGAAAAACAAGAAATATCTGTTCTTGAAAAGTTTCTTCCAGAAAAAATCTCATCTGATCAATTGAAAAAAATTGTTCAGAAAATTATTACTCTTACAAAAGCAAAAGATATTTCTGATATAGGAAAAGTTATAGGAGCTTCGATTGTTGAAGCAAAGAAAATAGGGTTTGTCGAAGGAAATGAGGTTCGAGAGATTGCAAATGATCTTCTTATGGGAAAAAAATAA
- the rplK gene encoding 50S ribosomal protein L11, translated as MAKLKTIVKLQIQGGKANPAPPVGPALGQHGLNIQDFCAKFNERTKDLMGDVVPVEISVYEDRTFEFILKTAPAAELLKKAAKVQKGSANPLKSKVGTVTKDQVRAIAEAKMVDLNANDIEAAMKIVEGTARSMGIKVQE; from the coding sequence ATGGCAAAGTTAAAAACAATTGTTAAATTGCAAATTCAGGGAGGGAAGGCAAATCCAGCTCCTCCAGTAGGTCCAGCTCTTGGACAACATGGGCTTAATATTCAAGATTTTTGTGCAAAGTTTAATGAACGAACGAAAGATTTAATGGGGGATGTCGTCCCTGTTGAAATTTCAGTTTATGAAGATAGAACATTTGAATTTATTTTGAAAACAGCACCTGCTGCAGAACTTTTAAAAAAAGCTGCTAAGGTACAAAAAGGATCAGCTAATCCTTTGAAAAGTAAAGTAGGGACGGTTACGAAAGATCAGGTTCGCGCTATTGCTGAAGCGAAAATGGTGGATCTTAATGCAAATGATATCGAGGCTGCTATGAAAATTGTGGAAGGAACAGCTCGTTCTATGGGAATAAAGGTTCAAGAATAG
- a CDS encoding HIT family protein, whose amino-acid sequence MAIASHPDCLFCKFVNSQESCYKIWENDDHFAFLSIFPNTEGVCVVIPKKHLTSYIFDASDEEISSLMKASKFVAKALDKTFSDVGRTGVICEGFGIDHLHVKLFPMHGTGNMEKWHPIENNREEYYTTYPGFLSSHDAKRAENAFLKDVAKKIQGTLTGINEL is encoded by the coding sequence ATGGCAATAGCATCTCATCCAGATTGTCTTTTTTGTAAATTTGTAAATTCTCAAGAATCGTGTTATAAAATTTGGGAAAATGATGATCACTTTGCATTTCTTTCAATTTTTCCCAACACAGAAGGTGTTTGTGTAGTTATCCCCAAAAAACATCTAACAAGTTATATTTTCGATGCATCAGATGAAGAAATATCTTCTCTTATGAAAGCATCTAAATTTGTAGCAAAGGCTCTTGATAAAACATTTTCTGATGTGGGAAGAACGGGTGTTATATGTGAAGGTTTTGGAATAGATCATCTTCATGTTAAACTTTTTCCTATGCATGGTACGGGAAATATGGAAAAATGGCACCCTATTGAAAATAATCGAGAGGAGTATTATACTACTTATCCTGGATTCCTTTCTTCGCATGATGCAAAACGAGCTGAAAATGCGTTTCTGAAAGATGTGGCGAAGAAAATCCAAGGAACTCTTACTGGAATAAATGAATTATGA
- the lepB gene encoding signal peptidase I — protein MIHERQKEEEVDSATYGVGSFLLEIVKVFLLAVIIIFPVRVFLFQPFFVQGASMEPNFYDGEYLIVNEWRYKKTTIGLKESPIFQVEPSKELSRGDVVVFRYPKNPSQFFVKRVIGLPGERIHIENSFIMIFNSEHPDGMILDEEEYLEKAAKAKDSSSFTLKDDEYFVMGDNRQHSHDSRSWGPLQKEFVIGKVVLRAWPIDRVKSFFK, from the coding sequence ATGATACATGAAAGACAGAAAGAGGAGGAAGTTGACTCAGCAACCTATGGCGTTGGAAGTTTTCTTTTGGAAATTGTAAAGGTTTTTTTGCTTGCGGTAATTATTATTTTTCCCGTGAGAGTTTTTTTATTTCAACCTTTTTTTGTTCAAGGGGCAAGTATGGAACCCAATTTTTATGACGGAGAGTACCTTATCGTAAATGAATGGCGTTATAAGAAAACAACTATTGGTTTGAAAGAAAGTCCTATTTTTCAAGTAGAGCCTTCGAAAGAACTTTCTCGTGGAGATGTTGTTGTGTTTCGTTATCCCAAAAATCCCTCTCAATTTTTTGTAAAGCGCGTTATAGGACTTCCTGGTGAAAGGATTCATATTGAAAATAGTTTTATTATGATATTTAATTCTGAACATCCAGACGGAATGATTTTAGACGAAGAAGAATATCTTGAAAAAGCAGCAAAAGCAAAAGACTCCTCCTCTTTTACTCTCAAAGATGATGAATATTTTGTTATGGGAGATAATCGACAACATAGTCACGATTCAAGATCGTGGGGACCCCTTCAAAAAGAATTTGTTATTGGAAAGGTCGTTCTTCGAGCGTGGCCCATTGATCGTGTGAAGTCATTTTTTAAGTAG
- the rplA gene encoding 50S ribosomal protein L1 has translation MKRAKNYRAVTEKLEERSYSLEEAIAFLIENSKTKFDQSLEMHLRLNIDPKKGDQQVRASIVLPHGTGKELKIAVITTTMAAEAKKSGAAMVGGEEMIADIKSGKFFDGKYDVVVATPEMMPKLASVARILGPKGLMPNPKSETVTTKIAQVVASLKKGKVQFKNDAGSNIHQSVGKLSMGSAKLKENAEVFLDAVKKAKPTGAKGRYILNISMCSTMSPGILIHE, from the coding sequence ATGAAAAGAGCAAAAAATTATCGTGCTGTAACTGAAAAACTGGAGGAAAGAAGTTATTCTTTAGAAGAGGCTATTGCATTTCTTATTGAAAATTCAAAGACTAAATTTGATCAGTCTTTGGAAATGCACCTTCGTTTAAATATTGATCCAAAAAAAGGAGATCAACAAGTTCGCGCAAGTATCGTCCTTCCTCATGGAACTGGAAAAGAATTGAAAATAGCTGTTATCACAACGACAATGGCTGCTGAAGCAAAGAAATCAGGAGCTGCTATGGTAGGAGGGGAGGAAATGATTGCTGATATCAAATCAGGAAAGTTTTTTGATGGAAAATATGATGTCGTAGTAGCTACTCCAGAAATGATGCCAAAACTTGCCTCAGTCGCTCGAATACTTGGACCAAAAGGTCTTATGCCAAATCCGAAATCAGAAACAGTAACAACAAAGATCGCTCAAGTAGTGGCATCTTTAAAAAAGGGAAAAGTTCAATTTAAAAATGATGCAGGATCAAATATTCATCAGTCAGTAGGAAAGTTGTCCATGGGTTCTGCGAAGTTAAAAGAGAATGCGGAAGTATTCTTGGATGCAGTTAAAAAGGCGAAACCAACGGGAGCAAAAGGAAGATATATCCTTAATATTTCTATGTGTTCAACGATGAGTCCTGGAATTCTTATTCATGAATAA
- the secE gene encoding preprotein translocase subunit SecE, which produces MLKDFIAYLKESKAELKKVTWPTIKMVKRFTILVVLISVVMALFLGFLDAFFSWGLKTFVF; this is translated from the coding sequence ATGTTAAAAGATTTTATTGCATACCTGAAAGAATCGAAGGCAGAGTTGAAGAAAGTAACATGGCCAACGATAAAGATGGTAAAAAGATTTACTATTCTTGTTGTTTTGATTAGTGTTGTAATGGCTTTATTTTTGGGATTTTTAGACGCATTTTTTAGTTGGGGGCTTAAAACATTCGTTTTCTAA
- a CDS encoding diacylglycerol kinase, whose translation MLRLFLKSFHHAFSGLQYAYRHERNFRIECFFALVVIIALFSFPMDVWKQVILIIMIGWVLSAELANTIVERIVDMVKPKLHPYVRVIKDLMAATVLLSSVFALIVGILIILPYIIP comes from the coding sequence ATGTTGAGATTGTTTCTCAAAAGCTTTCATCACGCGTTTTCCGGTTTGCAATATGCATATCGGCATGAACGCAATTTCCGCATAGAATGTTTTTTTGCATTGGTTGTTATTATTGCTCTTTTTTCTTTTCCGATGGATGTGTGGAAACAAGTGATACTTATTATAATGATTGGTTGGGTTTTAAGCGCTGAACTTGCCAATACGATTGTCGAGAGAATAGTTGATATGGTAAAACCGAAACTACATCCTTATGTTCGAGTAATTAAGGATCTCATGGCTGCAACGGTACTTCTTTCCTCCGTATTTGCTTTGATTGTTGGAATATTGATTATTTTGCCGTATATTATTCCATAA
- a CDS encoding 30S ribosomal protein S21, with the protein MTEVKRKDRETIESLLRRFSRKVQQSRILRIARRKNDREQVVSKTRKRERALYNISIRKEIDRSKKMGRFDEKELREIKKRMGNR; encoded by the coding sequence ATGACTGAAGTAAAACGAAAAGATCGCGAGACTATTGAAAGCTTATTGAGACGATTTAGTAGAAAAGTTCAACAAAGTCGTATTCTTCGTATTGCACGAAGAAAAAACGATCGCGAACAGGTTGTTTCCAAAACGAGAAAACGTGAACGTGCTCTCTATAATATTTCTATTCGAAAAGAGATCGATCGATCCAAAAAAATGGGTCGTTTTGATGAGAAAGAATTGCGCGAAATTAAGAAGCGTATGGGAAATCGTTAA
- the ftsZ gene encoding cell division protein FtsZ — protein sequence MAEIKPDIETFAKIKVVGIGGGGGNAIVRMVDSDIKGVEYVAINTDAQALHHSSASEKVHIGKNLTKGLGAGMNPEVGRQAAEENRAEIQEILKGSEMVFITCGLGGGTGTGAAPIVAETAREVGALTVGVVTKPFSFEGAQRRAIAMEGLEILKDRVDALITIPNDKLLSIIDKKTTLINAFRIVDDVLRQGVQGISDLITKSGIINVDFADVRAILGNSGSALMGIGIASGENRASQAAKSAINSPLLELSIDGAKGVLFTVTGGADVTMMEINEAASIITEAIDPNAKVIFGAVMDDQLRKGELQITVVATGFDPDRPSKAITPSMKTVQEEKLHQKEENIHDGDVVKKEEMQTSDFSHKKNIQTNNSFNSRPVSGIHPQAERNNNYGQSFKSPSTTPTMITEDKIQQRPPVIPSPLDDIEPIEEDFDVPAFIRRKLGGK from the coding sequence ATGGCAGAGATAAAACCAGATATAGAAACGTTTGCAAAGATCAAAGTTGTTGGTATTGGAGGTGGTGGAGGGAATGCTATTGTTCGCATGGTTGATTCCGATATAAAAGGAGTTGAATATGTCGCTATTAATACAGATGCCCAAGCATTGCACCATAGTTCCGCTTCGGAAAAAGTGCATATTGGAAAAAATTTAACGAAAGGATTGGGTGCAGGAATGAATCCTGAAGTGGGTCGTCAGGCAGCTGAAGAAAACAGAGCTGAAATTCAAGAAATATTGAAAGGTTCCGAAATGGTTTTTATTACTTGCGGTCTTGGAGGTGGAACAGGAACTGGAGCTGCTCCTATTGTTGCTGAAACAGCAAGAGAAGTTGGAGCTCTTACTGTTGGCGTTGTTACAAAACCTTTCTCATTTGAAGGTGCTCAACGGCGAGCCATAGCTATGGAGGGATTAGAAATTTTAAAAGATCGTGTTGACGCACTTATAACCATTCCCAATGATAAGCTCCTTTCTATTATTGATAAGAAAACAACACTTATTAATGCTTTTCGTATAGTGGACGATGTTCTTCGTCAGGGTGTTCAAGGAATATCAGATCTTATAACAAAATCTGGTATTATTAATGTGGATTTTGCAGATGTACGAGCAATTTTGGGAAATAGTGGTTCAGCTCTTATGGGTATCGGTATCGCTAGTGGGGAAAATAGAGCTTCTCAGGCTGCAAAATCAGCCATAAATAGTCCACTTCTAGAACTTTCTATTGATGGTGCAAAGGGTGTCCTTTTTACCGTTACTGGTGGAGCTGATGTGACTATGATGGAGATTAATGAGGCAGCAAGTATTATAACGGAGGCTATTGATCCAAATGCTAAGGTTATCTTCGGAGCTGTTATGGATGATCAACTTCGAAAAGGAGAACTACAAATTACCGTAGTAGCTACGGGATTTGATCCAGATCGTCCAAGTAAAGCAATAACTCCTTCTATGAAAACTGTTCAAGAAGAAAAACTTCATCAAAAAGAAGAAAATATTCATGATGGTGATGTAGTAAAAAAAGAAGAGATGCAAACATCTGACTTTTCACATAAAAAAAATATTCAAACGAATAATTCATTTAATTCTCGTCCAGTAAGTGGAATTCATCCTCAAGCCGAAAGGAATAATAATTATGGACAGAGTTTTAAATCTCCATCTACAACACCAACCATGATAACTGAAGATAAAATTCAGCAACGACCTCCAGTCATTCCATCACCCCTTGATGATATAGAGCCGATTGAGGAAGATTTTGATGTACCTGCTTTTATCCGAAGAAAATTAGGAGGAAAATAA
- the ybeY gene encoding rRNA maturation RNase YbeY, producing MKILLDVPKEGLCGLSKNFYEEISSLILSEIEILFSFPKKIGIGLSSASLEDMAMLNKENIGKEGPTDILSFPAYPDKETIKSLQGEEFFLGDIILCEDIIRKDAEKDDVSYEREMAFVFSHGILHLFGYEHSEEMFALQDKVCENIKEEKITK from the coding sequence ATGAAAATTCTTTTGGATGTTCCTAAAGAAGGTTTGTGTGGTCTTTCAAAGAATTTTTATGAAGAAATTTCTTCTCTCATTTTGAGTGAAATAGAAATTTTATTCTCGTTTCCGAAAAAAATTGGCATTGGTTTGAGTAGTGCTTCTTTAGAAGATATGGCAATGCTGAATAAAGAAAATATAGGAAAAGAAGGTCCGACAGACATTTTATCTTTTCCTGCTTATCCAGATAAGGAAACTATTAAATCTCTGCAGGGAGAAGAATTCTTTTTGGGAGATATTATTCTTTGTGAAGATATTATTCGAAAAGATGCAGAAAAAGATGATGTTTCCTATGAGCGTGAAATGGCATTCGTTTTTTCTCATGGGATACTTCATCTTTTCGGTTATGAACATAGCGAGGAAATGTTTGCTCTTCAAGATAAAGTGTGCGAAAATATAAAGGAAGAAAAAATTACGAAATAA
- a CDS encoding histidine--tRNA ligase gives MSMQSKSSSEKIGKKKASLPLKKEMTERVVKRRNNSSKKVNTSSLTKTVRGMRDILPEEYVYWNHVYRALEKVVRELGFRRIELPVIEFSQLYKRSLGEGTDVIEKELFEFITKGGDKVALRPEMTAGLVRAFLQNGMQVWPKPIKMYSCGSLFRYDRPQAGRYREHRQANFDVFGETDPIMDAQLIQAAYRTLTSLGLKKIRFFVNSLGNESDRKTYQKLLTVHFRSQKSGLCSDCLERLKKNPLRILDCKEEACHQIVLGAPQIIDHLSLESHKHFKFVLEYLDELEIPYEINPFLVRGLDYYNETVFEVYCEQEEGKASLSLGGGGRYDLLVSRIGGGEGVPAIGFGLGLDRIILEMRRQGTKIYQEPKPKVFLAQLGEMAKKKSLKLFEYLEKNGILLAESFGRGSLKAQLRQASKINAEITLILGQKEVLDQTLIVKDMRTGSQETVPQEKVVDFLKKFLKKTSK, from the coding sequence ATGAGTATGCAATCTAAATCATCTTCAGAAAAAATAGGAAAGAAAAAAGCTTCTCTTCCTCTTAAAAAAGAAATGACAGAACGCGTTGTAAAAAGAAGGAATAATTCTTCAAAAAAAGTGAACACCTCAAGTCTTACAAAAACTGTTCGAGGTATGCGAGATATTTTGCCAGAAGAATATGTGTATTGGAATCATGTGTATCGTGCGCTTGAAAAAGTTGTTCGCGAACTTGGTTTTCGAAGAATTGAGCTTCCTGTGATTGAATTTTCTCAATTGTATAAAAGATCTCTCGGAGAGGGAACAGATGTTATTGAGAAAGAACTTTTTGAATTTATCACCAAAGGAGGGGATAAAGTAGCCCTTCGTCCTGAAATGACAGCTGGTTTAGTTCGTGCTTTTCTTCAGAATGGTATGCAAGTATGGCCAAAACCTATCAAGATGTACTCTTGCGGTTCTCTCTTTCGCTACGATCGCCCTCAGGCTGGAAGGTATCGAGAACATCGTCAGGCAAATTTTGATGTTTTTGGAGAAACAGATCCTATTATGGATGCTCAACTTATTCAAGCTGCGTATAGAACATTGACTTCACTTGGTTTGAAAAAAATTCGTTTTTTTGTAAATAGTCTTGGAAATGAAAGTGATAGAAAAACATACCAAAAGCTTCTCACAGTCCATTTTCGTTCACAGAAATCAGGACTTTGCTCTGATTGCTTGGAAAGATTGAAAAAAAATCCTTTGCGAATATTGGATTGCAAAGAGGAGGCGTGTCACCAAATAGTATTAGGAGCTCCTCAAATTATTGACCATCTTTCTTTAGAATCTCATAAACACTTCAAATTTGTTTTGGAATATCTTGATGAATTAGAAATTCCTTATGAAATAAATCCCTTTCTTGTTCGAGGTCTGGATTATTATAATGAAACAGTATTTGAAGTATATTGTGAACAAGAAGAGGGAAAAGCATCTCTTTCTCTTGGAGGGGGAGGACGTTATGATCTACTTGTTTCACGAATTGGAGGAGGAGAAGGTGTTCCAGCGATAGGTTTTGGTTTGGGTCTGGATAGAATCATTCTAGAAATGCGAAGACAAGGAACAAAAATTTATCAAGAACCAAAACCAAAAGTTTTTCTTGCTCAACTTGGTGAGATGGCAAAGAAAAAGAGCTTGAAACTTTTTGAATATTTGGAAAAAAATGGGATCCTTCTTGCTGAAAGTTTTGGTCGTGGAAGTCTGAAGGCGCAATTACGACAAGCTTCCAAAATAAATGCAGAAATCACTCTTATTTTGGGGCAAAAAGAAGTTCTTGACCAAACACTTATTGTAAAGGATATGCGTACTGGATCTCAAGAAACAGTTCCTCAGGAAAAAGTTGTTGATTTTTTGAAAAAGTTTTTGAAAAAAACTTCTAAATAG
- a CDS encoding NUDIX domain-containing protein yields MKLVNKIISYRPTFEVSVGVVLFLLRENKPQFLLLQYPHGHWDFVKGHKEEGETDEETLRRELIEETGIQEARIFPDFSKTIRFRYTAKGTERDKRQDKGNGLFVRKKVIYYAAQTSQTRIELSDEHYDWAWLSYEDALRKITHKNSRDVLSSFREIFDTTLKLE; encoded by the coding sequence ATGAAATTAGTAAATAAAATTATTTCTTATCGCCCAACATTTGAAGTGTCTGTGGGTGTCGTCCTTTTTCTTTTGCGAGAAAATAAGCCACAATTTTTACTCCTTCAATATCCTCATGGACATTGGGATTTTGTGAAAGGACATAAAGAAGAGGGAGAAACTGACGAAGAAACTCTTCGAAGAGAACTCATAGAGGAAACGGGTATACAAGAAGCTCGAATTTTTCCTGATTTTTCAAAAACAATCCGATTTCGTTATACAGCGAAAGGAACCGAACGAGATAAGAGACAAGACAAGGGAAATGGTCTTTTTGTGAGAAAAAAGGTTATTTATTATGCCGCACAAACATCGCAGACTCGAATAGAATTAAGTGATGAGCATTATGATTGGGCATGGCTTTCATATGAAGATGCCTTGAGAAAAATAACTCATAAGAATTCTCGAGATGTTCTTTCTTCATTTAGAGAAATATTTGACACAACGTTAAAATTAGAGTAA
- the nusG gene encoding transcription termination/antitermination protein NusG, with translation MAKQSQHHGKAWYVIHTYSGYEDTVARNLTQRIESMDMQDFIFEVIVPKEKKIRIKNGKRTLIDERIYPGYVLVNMMVTDASWYVVRNTPNVTGFIGLGTTPTPVNPEEIRTIKKRMGVTEPKYRVDVNVGDAIKITEGPFKDFDGKVQEVDEEKGKVKVLVSIFGRETPVELDFLQMKRV, from the coding sequence ATGGCAAAACAATCACAACATCACGGTAAAGCTTGGTATGTTATCCACACCTATTCTGGATATGAAGATACTGTAGCTCGTAATCTCACACAACGTATCGAGTCAATGGATATGCAGGATTTTATTTTTGAAGTCATTGTTCCTAAGGAGAAAAAAATTCGTATTAAAAATGGGAAAAGAACGCTTATAGATGAGCGGATCTATCCTGGTTATGTTTTGGTAAATATGATGGTAACGGATGCTTCTTGGTATGTTGTTCGAAACACTCCTAACGTTACAGGATTTATCGGACTTGGAACAACACCAACGCCCGTTAATCCTGAAGAAATACGAACTATCAAAAAACGAATGGGTGTTACTGAGCCGAAATATAGAGTAGATGTTAATGTGGGAGATGCTATAAAGATTACAGAAGGTCCTTTCAAGGATTTTGATGGAAAGGTACAGGAGGTTGATGAAGAAAAGGGAAAAGTGAAGGTCTTAGTTTCTATTTTTGGTCGAGAAACTCCAGTAGAATTAGACTTTTTACAAATGAAGAGGGTGTAA